The Duganella sp. BuS-21 sequence ACGCCTTCGAGCAGAAGGACATGGCGGTGGAGCAGGGCGTGGTAACGGCCCGGGTGGCGGAAATCGCCCTCACCGGCGACAGCAGCGACTGGTATCGCGCCGGCGCGCCGACCGAAACCAGGCTCGGCGAATTCGACGCCATCATCCAGCGCAAGGACCCGCCGTTCGACATGGAATACGTGTACGGCACCTACCTGCTGGAGCTGGCCGAAAAGCAGGGCGCCATGGTATTCAACAAGCCGTCGGCGATCCGCGACCACAATGAAAAGCTGGCCATCACCCAGTTCAGCCAGTTCACCTCGCCGACCCTGGTGACGGCCGACGAAGCGCGCATCCGCGCCTTCCAGAAGCAGCACGGCGACATCATCCTCAAGCCGCTGGACGGCATGGGCGGCGCCGGCATCTTCCGCGTCACGCCGGACGGCATGAACCTCGGCTCCATTATCGAAACGCTGACCCGCCACGGCCAGGAAACCATCATGGTGCAGCGCTACATCCCGGACATCGTCAAGGGCGACAAGCGCATCCTGGTGATCGGCGGCAAGCCGGTGCCGTATTCGCTGGCGCGCATCCCGCAGAACGGCGAAGTGCGCGGCAATCTGGCGGCCGGCGGCATCGGCGTGGCCCAGCCGCTCACCGAACGCGACTATGAAATCGCCCACGCGCTCGGCCCGATATTGGCCGCCCGCGGCTTGTTGCTGGTAGGATTAGACGTGATTGGTGATTTTTTAACCGAGGTAAACGTCACCAGCCCGACCTGCTTCCAGGAGATCACGCAGCAAGCCGGCTTCCCGGTGGCGGCCACGTTCATCGATGCGGTCGAGGCGGCGGTGGCGCTGGGACGATGACAAGAATTTATTCATTACTCACTGGCGGTTTAACCATATGGTAGGCATACTGCTGATGACGCACGCCCCGCTGGGCGCGGCCTTTCTGGCCGCCTGCGCCCACGTGTTCCGTGGTCCGACCGAGCACCTCGAAGCGATCGACGTGATCGCCGACCAGGATCTCGGCCAGGTCCAGGACCTGGCGGCGGCGGCGATCAAGCGTCTCGACGACGGCGACGGCGTGCTGGTCATCACCGACGTCAAGGGCGGCACGCCCGCCAATTGCTGCAACCGGCTGGCCGACGCGGGCCGGGTGGAGGTCATCGCGGGCATCAGTTTGCCGATGCTGCTG is a genomic window containing:
- the gshB gene encoding glutathione synthase, with the translated sequence MKIAFLADPLSSFKTYKDSTYAMMVEAGKRGHTVYAFEQKDMAVEQGVVTARVAEIALTGDSSDWYRAGAPTETRLGEFDAIIQRKDPPFDMEYVYGTYLLELAEKQGAMVFNKPSAIRDHNEKLAITQFSQFTSPTLVTADEARIRAFQKQHGDIILKPLDGMGGAGIFRVTPDGMNLGSIIETLTRHGQETIMVQRYIPDIVKGDKRILVIGGKPVPYSLARIPQNGEVRGNLAAGGIGVAQPLTERDYEIAHALGPILAARGLLLVGLDVIGDFLTEVNVTSPTCFQEITQQAGFPVAATFIDAVEAAVALGR
- a CDS encoding PTS fructose transporter subunit IIA; translation: MVGILLMTHAPLGAAFLAACAHVFRGPTEHLEAIDVIADQDLGQVQDLAAAAIKRLDDGDGVLVITDVKGGTPANCCNRLADAGRVEVIAGISLPMLLRAITYRRDTLDVVVEMALAGAQSGAVRVDNRIRVGEA